The following are encoded in a window of Procambarus clarkii isolate CNS0578487 chromosome 33, FALCON_Pclarkii_2.0, whole genome shotgun sequence genomic DNA:
- the LOC123765268 gene encoding uncharacterized protein isoform X6 has translation MLKQHGGTDAAMCVPDDRPRKKLSFREPEVVTSSRNGGHAATLPRRHQGVALHSVLLNHTQQHQHSPRQQFGRPHSIAGIVGLGGFSALGGVPGLANVTGTHCVTSSGTVSGVTAMVGNPGLLGPTSAPGILAGPATPILTPPTSPTHTACSQLATPPVRAWPSSQPSALTSKTEPTQPCTPSGKTGSSHAPSLKMSASQQTPPPSAKYVTSPLASSPARSSFTQPPTHHNRSGSSQPPSPSGKSLPPSGSKGTSHAKPTKPASRNSSLKKQRSSPIQQAVTFLTERGVVNGRPRSYHNDTASAVSLEDIDLESQAMRIVRTVGQAFEVCHKISVKDTPPSPEPAEDEASEHGSDASTEKLKKDLLDTESTQEDLVTLTPSDSINEESVEHLLQRPNKLEPLAPPVGSDILSKGGGETYTSPLSEPLPSGDSLPMAGTPLSVHHELQLLREQLEQQQQQTQAAVSQVHLLRDQLAAETAARLEAQARTHQLLVHNKELLEHIQALVLQVRDMELKLAGSGGITGTTHLLPTPPEIKSQKHGV, from the exons ATGCTGAAGCAGCACGGGGGGACAGACGCCGCGATGTGCGTCCCAGACGACCGTCCTCGCAAGAAACTTTCCTTCCGTGAACCCGAAGTGGTGACTTCCTCCAGGAATGGTGGACACGCTGCTACACTTCCTCGCAGACACCAGGGTGTGGCCTTACACTCGGTTCTACTCAATCATACGCAGCAGCACCAACATTCACCAAGACAGCAATTTGGCCGCCCTCACAGCATAGCTGGCATCGTGGGCTTGGGTGGCTTCAGTGCCCTAGGTGGAGTCCCAGGTTTAGCTAACGTGACCGGCACTCATTGTGTTACGTCGTCTGGAACTGTGTCTGGTGTAACTGCGATGGTGGGCAACCCAGGTCTCCTTGGTCCCACCTCTGCACCGGGGATTTTGGCTGGGCCCGCAACACCCATATTAACCCCACCCACAAGCCCCACCCACACAGCCTGTAGCCAGCTCGCCACACCCCCGGTACGGGCGTGGCCCAGCAGCCAACCGTCAGCACTCACCAGTAAGACAGAGCCCACTCAGCCCTGCACACCCTCAGGAAAGACTGGTTCATCTCATGCTCCATCACTCAAGATGTCCGCCAGCCAGCAAACTCCCCCGCCCTCCGCAAAGTATGTTACCAGTCCATTGGCTTCCTCCCCTGCAAGATCATCATTCACACAACCGCCCACACATCATAATAGAAGCGGGTCATCTCAGCCACCCTCACCTTCAGGGAAGTCCCTTCCTCCAAGTGGCAGTAAGGGAACGAGTCACGCAAAGCCTACCAAACCTGCTTCTCGAAACAGTTCGTTGAAAAAACAAAGGTCATCACCAATACAGCAAGCAGTGACCTTCCTGACGGAGAGAGGAGTGGTGAACGGTCGCCCACGCAGTTATCACAATGACACAGCCTCTGCAGTTAGCCTTGAAGACATCGACCTGGAG AGTCAGGCAATGAGGATAGTTAGGACAGTGGGTCAGGCGTTCGAGGTGTGTCACAAGATCTCAGTGAAGGACACTCCACCGTCCCCAGAACCCGCCGAAGACGAAGCCAGTGAACATGGCTCAGACGCCTCCACAGAAAAACTCAAGAAAG ATCTCTTGGACACCGAGAGCACTCAGGAAGACCTAGTTACCCTTACTCCTTCAGACTCGATCAATGAAGAATCTGTTGAGCACTTACTACAACGGCCCAACAAACTTGAGCCACTTGCCCCTCCAGTTGGTTCAGACATTCTTTCTAAG GGTGGTGGTGAGACTTACACCTCTCCACTTAGTGAACCCTTGCCCTCGGGAGACTCGTTACCCATGGCGGGCACACCGCTCTCGGTACATCATGAATTACAACTATTACGAGAACAGcttgaacagcagcagcaacagactcaAGCAGCAGTCTCTCAAGTTCACCTTTTGCGAGACCAATTGGCAGCAGAGACGGCAGCACGACTTGAAGCTCAG gCTCGTACCCATCAACTCTTAGTTCATAATAAGGAGCTACTAGAACATATTCAAGCCTTGGTTCTCCAAGTTCGTGATATGGAGTTGAAGCTGGCAGGTAGTGGCGGCATCACGGGAACTACACATCTACTCCCTACACCGCCTGAGATAAAGTCACAG